ATCAAGATGGGCAAAACCGCGCTGGGCGACTATTTTGACCGGATCATCTGTGCCGGGGAAGTAGGGATGGCCAAGGAGGATCCGCTCTTCTGGGAGCGGTTGGAGCGGATGCTCGGTTTTGACCGGCAGCGGACCATGCTCGCCGATGATACCGAACAGGTACTGCTCTCCGCCCGCCAGTACGGGATGGGGGTGCTGATTTTTGTGGCCCGGCCCAGCAGCCAAAGCCCCATCGTCTTTTCCTCGCTTTTTCCTTCTATCGTCTACTTCAAGGAATTGATCCTCCCATAAACGGGTAAGGGTAAGGTGCCCTGTCCACTGTCCGCGCTCGTCCGGCAACGGACGTTAACCGATCGCCCGAGGGCGGCCTCCCCCTTTATTCGTAACCGTTACGGGCCGTAATAATAAAAACCTGGTAGCTGGCCCGGCAGCCGCCGTATCTGTTCTGAAACCAGTCATCGAGCCGGTCCAGCCGGGTCCGGGTGAAAACCGGGGTCCGTCTCCGCCGCCAGCCGCTGGTGCCGGTCTTTTTGATATGGGTCAGCAGGTCCCGGACCGATGGATACGGTTTGCAGATCAACTCCTCGGTGATGTTCACGGAAACCAGGTGGTTGTCAAATATCCGTTTCAGTTGTTTCCCGTCCGGAAAGGAGCTGGCCGCGGTGGCGATTTTTTCGCCCAGCACCTGGCTGGCCCCCTGTCCCAGTTCTTCCAGGGTCCGGGGCCCGAAAAGCACGCCCGCGAAGCGGCCGTCCGGGGTCAGCAGGCGGTGGATATTGGCCACTGCCTGTTCAAGATCGCCAAACCACTGCATGGAGCCGTTGGCAGTGATCAGTTGAAATTTTTCGTGCTTTTCGGCCTGGGCAAGGAACCGTTCCCCGTCGGTACAGTAAAAATCAGTGTTGGCAAAACCGGCCAGTTTATGGCGGGCCGCGGCAACCATTTCCGCGGAAAAATCAAGGGCCAGGATCCGGGCCCCGGGAAAGCGGGCGGCCAGCTCCAGGGTATAGTTGCCAGTACCGCAGCCAAGCTCGAGAATTTTTTTGATCGACCCGGTTCCGGCCTGTTCGGCAACGGCCCTTGCCAGGGTCCGGGCCGTTTCCAACTGGACCTCGGCCTGCTCGTCATAGGTAGACGCGGCCCGGGAGAATTTTTGCCGGATAGTGTCCTTTTTTACGGCGCGGTTGAGTGAACATTCCGGTGCCAGAAAGGGAAGATGGCCGGAGTTATTGACAATTTCCACGCCAGCGCCAGCCGGATCGACCATTTCCGTTACCGGGGCGATGATATCCTTGCGGCCATGGATGATCCGGACGGCAACCCCGGCCGGGGGACGGCTGTCGGCCCCGGCCAGGTAGTCAAGGCCGCGATGGAGCAGGTCCAGGGTATGGGCGCTGATATTCTTTTCATATTCCGGCTGCAGGGTGGCCACAAATTCCCGGGCCGCGGCCCGGTGGCCGAGAAAACATTTCCGGTAAAAGTCAATAAGAAAATCCCTGGGGTCCCGGTCCAGGTCCTGGTGGAGTCGGCGGATTTCCGCCGCCGGCCAGCGGCGCCGAAGCGATATCAGGGTCAGGCTCCGTACCAGGGCCGGATGGGCCCGGGCAAAATCAAGGGCCAACAGACCGCCCATGGACCAGCCCACCAGATCGATTCCCCCTAGCTGCTCCTGTTGGACAAGGGCGGCAAGATCGTTGACCAGGGTCGCGGGGTCGAGCAGGGAGTCCGGGTAGATCCAGCAGGGCGGCGGGACTATCAACCGGCTGATTTGCCCGTCAAATCCCCAGCCCGGCAGGAACACGGTATCAGCCCCGGGAGATGTATGAAAGGTGTGGCGCATGGGGGAGAACATAAGGGTTGATGGGGTGTGGCGCAAGGAGAAAGCAATCAGCGCGTCGCTGCGCTGGCAGGAGTCAGAGCAGCTCCAGGAGGTGTTCGGCCGCCTCCCGGAGGTCTTCCGTCCGGTGGTGGCGGGTGATGGAAAAGCGCAGCCGGGCGGTTCCCTCGGGCACGGTGGGCGGCCGCACCGCAGTGGCATAGATGCCCTTTTCGCGCAGTTGCCCGGCCATGGCCATGGCCTTGTTGCCGCTGCCGATCGGAATCGGCACGATCTGCGATGGGCCGAGATCCATGTTCAGTCCCCCTGCCTTGAGCAGCTCCTTGAACAGGTCCGCCTTGTCGTGCAGTTCCCGGCCCAGGCCCGGTTCTTCCCTGATAAGGGTGATCGCGGCCAGCGAGGCGCCGACCACTGCCGGCGGCAGGGCGGTGGAGTAAATAAAGCTCCGGGCCCGGTTGACCAGAAAGGAGATCATCTCCTGGCCGGCGGCCACATAGGCGCCATAGCTTCCCAGGGCCTTGCCAAAGGTTCCCATGGCAATGTCCACTGCCGCGCCGACCCCGTCTTCCTCGATAACCCCGCTGCCGGTGGGGCCGAATAATCCGGTGGCGTGGGCCTCGTCCACCATCAGCAGACAGTCGTATCGGTTGCGCAAACTCGCCATTGCCGGGAGCGGACAGCGATCGCCGTCCATGCTGTAGATCGACTCCACCACCAGCAGGGCCCGGCGGAAACGGCCCCGTTTTTTTTTGAGCAGGGTTTCCAGGTGGTCGGCATCGTTATGGCGAAAGCGGATGATGGCGGCCCCGGAGAGCCGGCAGCCGTCATAGATGCTGGCATGGTTGAGCCGGTCGCTAAACACGGCGTCGCCCCGGCCGGTCAGGGCCGGAATCACCCCGATATTGGCAAGATAGCCGCTGCCAAAGAGGAGCGCCGCCCCGGTGCGCTTGAACCGGGCCATTTCCTTTTCCAGTTGGTGGTGAAGTTCCAGGGAGCCGCTCATCAACCGGGCCGCGCCAGCGCCGGCGCCCAGCTCTTCGAGCCACCTCCGGCCGGCGTCAATCACCAGCGGGTGTTCGCTCAAGGCCAGATAATCGTTGGAAGAAAAATCGATCAGTTCCTTGTTGTTATCTCCGTCCGCCAGCCGCAGCCGGCCATGACCCAGGCGGCGCAGCGGGGTCAGCTCCCGGAGCAGTCCGGCCTGGTAACGTTGTTTGAGATAATCGGTTAGGTTCATAATACGCCCCACCCGTCATGGTGGCGATAACATCGGAAGTCGATCGGGAGATGTTTTTTTGATGGTCCGGCAGGTAACCGAACCAGGTGAGACTCCGAACAGTCTTAATTCACCGCTTTCTCTGCGCCCCCTGCGTACTCAGCGGTAAAAATTTTGTTTTTACGAAGCCGTCATTTTTTGTCGGTCTCGCAACAACCCGCTCGACGGACGTGATTCGTCTTGTAACTTGTTGATTTTATTGGGTGGCATTTGAAGCCTTTCGGGTTGTTACGAGTTCATCATTTTTTAGGGGTTTTGCCTTTCTTAAGGCCGAAGATTCCACCCCGCTTGCTGCTGAAGGCAAAGCCCGGGCCGCCCCGTTTCCCCCGGCGCGCGCTCCGCTTCCGGGTTGGCGGTTTCTTTGCTGCTGGCGGCGCCGGCAGGGTGGCTGGCGCGTCTGTTTCCACAACCCCGTTGCCGCGGGCCTCGTCCACAAGCTGAAACAGGAAGATGCATTCCTTGAAATAACTCTTGCGCTGCAGCCATTTCGGCTGGTTTTCCCGGGGCTGGCCGGTAAAGAGCGGCAGGTGGGCGAGAAGCTGGGTTATCCGCTCCTTTATCGCGCGGCTGATACTCAGGTGGGCCAGGTTTTCGTCCAGCCGGCTCCGGATCATCCGGGACAGGGCATGGATCTGAGCCCCCTTGACCGTGACGGTCAAGAGATCGAACTCCGAGTCAGCCCAGGGGATGAACATGGTTGCCAGTAATAAATGATCGGCCAGCGGCCGGTCCTGCCGGGCGTGGACCCGGTCGATCACCCCGAGCAGGTTGCCGAGCAGGTCGCGGTGGCGGCCCGCCTCCGCATCGGTGGTGAGACAGGGTTCAAAAAAAGGCAGGATCCGGAAAAGCAGGCCGCTGTCCATGGCCAGTTTGCCCCAGGGCCTGAGCAGGTTGCCGTGCAGGTCCTTGAGCAGCTCGTCGCGAATCCGGGAGACCGGGCAGAGGTTCAGTTTGTCCCGGTGGCGCTTGATGGCTTCCCAGGTGTTTTCCTCCACCTGGAACCCGTTTCGGGCCGCATGGCGGATCACCCGCATCATCCGGACCGGGTCCCGGCTAAGACGGCGGTCCGGGTCGCCCACGGTCCGGATGATGCCGCGATTGAGATCCTCAACCCCGCCGATATAGTCGATGATGGTGGAATTTTCGATTTCGTAGAACAGGGCGTTGATGGTCAGGTCCCGGCGCCGGGCATCTTCCGCCGGGCTGCCGAAGGTGTTGTTGGCGGCCAGGATCTCATCGCTGCCGTTGCCGGTCACGTCGTACTCGCTCCTCCGGCGGAAGGTGGACACCTCGATGATCTTGTTGCCATGAAAAAATATCTGCACCAGCCGGAACCGCCGGCCGATCAGCCGGCTGTTCCGGAACAGCTTGCGAAGCTGACCCGGCCGGGCATCGGTACTGATATCAAAGTCCTTGGGTTTCTTGCCCAGGTAGAGGTCCCGGACCCCGCCGCCGACCAGGTAGGCAATATGACCGGCATCCCGCAGCCGGTAAAGGACCTTAAGGGCCTCCCGGTCGATATTTTTCCGGGAAATGGGGTGCTCGGACCGGGGAATTATTCGGGGTGCAGGGTCTTCAGCCGGCATGGTTCCCTTTGTGGAGGCCTCATCAGGTGGAGATAGCATGGTCATGGCGAAGCGCGCTGGCGGCGCTATAAGTTCAGGAAGCGGCCGGTTCCAGATAAACCGACTCGGCCTGGGAGACGAACTGATCAAACACCTCCCGTACCGTAAGGATCTCTTTCATTTTGTAGACGTTTTCACCGGAAAAAACCAACCCCTCCTCGATGTCGCCGTCATGGGCCTTGACCAGCCGGTCGGAAATGCAGAAATAGTGGTCGCACTTTTTCAAACATTTGTATTGGCAATCCCTGGTCTTCAGGTCCTCGCCGTTGAGCAGTTTTTCGGCAAAAGGGGTCTTAATGGCCCGGCCGGGCATGCCCACCGGCGAATGGATCAGGACCACGTCTTCTTTTTTGGCGTTGAGATAGGCCTGCTTAAAGGAGTCGGCCACCGAGCACTCCCTGGTCAGCACGAAACGGGTGGCGATCTGAACGCCGTCCGCCCCGTATTTATCCATCATCTCCGCCATCTCATAGCCATTGGTTATCCCGCCGGCGGCAATGAGCGGCACCTTGGAAACCACCTTGCGGATGGAGGGGAACAGGTCGCGCAGGGCCACGTCGGTCCCCAGGTGGCCGCCGGCCTCCTTGGCCTCGACAATGATCGCCGCGGCGCCCAGTTTTTCGGCGAGCCTGGCAAAGGCCGGCGAGGAAACGATGGAAACGATCGGGGTGTTGGTCTGCCGGCCGATCTTGAAGATGTCCCGGGAAAACCCGGCCCCGGTGATGATCATGTCAACCCCGGCCTCAATGGACGCCATGACCAGGTTATAGAAATTCTTCATGGCGTACATGATATTAACGGCAATAATCCCACTGGTCAGGGATTTTGCCTTGCGGATATCAGCCTGGAGCTCCTCGGTGGGGATGGACGAGCCACCGATGGTGCCGATGCCCCCGCAGTCCGCCACCGGAACGGCCAGGGCGGATGTAGAGACTCGGATTGACATTCCGCCCTGAATGATGGGAACAGCCGCCGTGTGGGGGCCGATTGTCAGAGGGGGCAGTTTCATCTTAAGTATTTCTCCGTAAGTAAGTAATATTTGGTTCCGACGAATATGCCCGGCTTGAAATGGTTTGTCAAGCTAAGCTTGTGCGGACAGGCCCTTCTTTTCTGCCATGCCGGCTTGACTTTTTCGGTGAATCAGGGGTAAACTTGCTTGTTTCTCTTCAAGCCCCGCAGGTATGATTTCCGCTTGCGGGCGATTTTTTTTGGACAACCTGATTAACTGTGATGAACTCGTAACAACTAGCGGGATGGCTAAGTAAGAATTTCGATATACAAGGTATGCCGAGCGAACAAAAATGCGCTACGATGCGGTAGATCGGAATTCTTACGACGCCATCAACTGTGGATAAAGCGTTAAGGAGTGGATGGTGACCATAAAGGCCCTGAAAGGGTTCAAGGATATCCTGCCCGATGAGGTGCATGTCTGGCAGTGGATCGAGGCAACTGCCCGGGATGTTTTTCACCGTTTCGGGTTTGCCGAGATCAAGGTGCCGATTCTTGAGAAGACCGATCTCTTCGTACGTTCCATTGGCGCGGCCACTGATATCGTTGAAAAGGAGATGTATACCTTTCAGGACCGCAACTCCGCCTCGGTAACCATGCGGCCGGAGGGAACGGCCCCGGTATTGCGGGCCTTTATCGAAAACGGGCTCCATGTTCGCCAACCGGTCAACCGGCTCTATACCATCGGCCCGATGTTCCGGCACGAACGGCCCCAGAAGGGACGCCTCCGCCAGTTTCACCAGCTGAGCGTTGAGGTGCTGGGCTCGAATCAGCCCCGGGTCGATGCCGAGTTGATGGCCATGGCCTGGCTGCTTTTGCAGGAGCTGGGGCTTTCGGCCGGCCTGCAGATCAACTCCCTGGGCTGCCGGGATTGCCGGCCGGCCTTTAAGCGGGCCCTGGAGGAGTTCCTCGCCCGGCTGAGCGGCAGCCTCTGCGATGACTGCCAGCGCCGCCGGAAAACCAACCCCCTGCGGGTGCTGGACTGTAAAAGCGCCCTTTGCCAGGAACACTACCGGTCAGCGCCCTCCATCCTCGACCATCTCTGCCAGGAATGCGATGACCATTTCCAGGCCACCGGGCAGGGGTTGCGGGATCTTGATATTCCCTTTGAGGTCAACTCGTTCATGGTCCGCGGCCTTGATTATTATACCCGCACCACCTTTGAACTGCTCACCGATAAACTGGGGGCCCAGGCCGCGGTGGGCGCCGGCGGCCGCTACGACGGCCTGGTCAGCCAGTTGGGCGGGCCTGCCCTGCCGGGAATCGGATTCGGGATGGGCGTGGAGCGGCTGGTGCTCCTGGCCGGCCGGCAGAACCGGGCGCTTGCGGCCAACATTCCTGATCTCTATCTGGTCGCCCTGGGCGAGGCGGCCGCGGCCCGTGGATTCGTTCTGGTGAACACCCTGCGGGCCGTTGGGCTGCGGGTGGCCATGGACCATGAGGGCCGCAGCCTGAAGAGCCAGATGAAACAGGCGGACAAACAGGGGGCCAGGTACGCCCTTATCCTGGGTGATAACGAACTTGCGGCCGGGACCGCCCCCTTGAAGAACCTGGCCCGCAGCGAACAGGAAACAATAACCCTGCCCGGCAACGAGTTGCAGGGGTGGTGCGCTGCCCTGGCTGATAGACTTATAATTAAAGGATAAAGGAAAGGAGCACGATCTAATGGAAAGCATGGATGGACTCAAACGGAGTCATTCCTGCAACGAACTGGGGCCGGACCATGTCGGCCAGCAGGTAACCCTGATGGGCTGGGTGCTGCGGCGGCGGGACCACGGCGGCGTTATCTTCATTGATTTACGGGACCGCTGGGGGATTACCCAGGTGGTCTTCAACCCGGAGGACAACCAGGAGGTGCATGCCAGGGCCCATCAACTGCGCAGCGAGTGGGTGCTGGCGGTGCGGGGCAAGGTGGTCAAACGGCCCGGAGAGATGGAGAACCCCAACCTGGCCACCGGCGCCATTGAGGTGCTGGTGGATGAGTTGCGCGTTTTGAACAGCAGCCTGACCCCGCCGTTTCCCCTGGACGAGGAGGGCGCGGTTTCCGAGAACCTGCGGCTCAAGTACCGGTACCTGGACCTGCGGCGGCCGGCAATGGCCGCCAACCTCCAGCTCCGGCACCAGGCGTGCCGGGCGATCCGTACCTATCTCGACAACCTGGATTTTCTCGAAATCGAGACCCCGATGCTGACCAGGTCCACCCCGGAAGGGGCGCGGGACTACCTGGTTCCCAGCCGGGTCAATCCGGGCAAGTTCTACGCCCTGCCCCAGTCGCCCCAGCTTTTCAAGCAGCTGTTGATGATGTCCGGCATGGATCGCTACTACCAGCTGGTCCGCTGTTTCCGGGACGAAGACCTCAGGGCCGACCGCCAGCCGGAATTCACCCAGGTGGATATGGAGCTTTCCTTTGTCGAGGAGGAGGATATCTACTCCATTGTCGAGGGGATGATGGTCGCGCTTTTCCAGGCCACCGCCGGGGTCAGCCCGGTCCTGCCCTTTCCGCGGATGGATTATGACGAGGCCATGGCCCGGTTCGGCACTGACCGGCCGGATATCCGTTTCGGCCTGGAACTGGTCTCCCTGACCGAGGTGGTCAAAGACTGCGGCTTCAAGGTCTTCCGGCAGGTGGTGGAAAAGGGCGGCCTGGTCAAGGGCATCAATGCCAGGGGCTGTGCCGCCTTTTCCCGCAAGGAGTTGGACGGTCTCACTGCCTATGTCGGTCAGTTCGGGGCCAGGGGGCTGGCCTGGGTCAAGGTCAGGGAGGATGGCGAATGGCAGTCGCCGATTGCTAAGTTCTTTACCGGCCAGGAGCGGGCCGACATGGCCCAAACCCTTGGGGCCGGGCCCGGCGACCTCCTCTTCTTTGTCGCCGACCAGCCGGTGGTGGTCCACCAGGCCCTGTCCGAGTTGCGGCTGGAGCTTGCCCGCCGTCTCGAGCTTGTCGCGGACCAGACCTTCAGCTTTGTCTGGGTCACCGGTTTCCCGCTGCTGGAGTATGACCATGAGAAAAAGCGCCATACCGCGGTGCATCATCCCTTTACCGCGCCCCGGGATGAGGATCTGGCTTTATTGAAAACCGATCCCGGCAAGGTCATGAGCCGGGCCTACGACCTGGTGCTGAACGGCATTGAGATCGGCGGCGGCTCCATCCGGATCCATCGCAAGGATATCCAGGACCAGGTCCTGGCCGCCCTGGGCATCAATGCCCAGGAGGCAACGGACAAGTTCGGCTTCCTGCTCCAGGCCCTGGAATACGGGGCCCCGCCCCACGGCGGCATCGCCTTTGGCCTGGACCGGCTGCTGATGGTTCTGGCCGGCCGGGAGACCATCCGCGACGTCATTGCCTTTCCCAAGACCCAGAAGGCCACCTGTCCGCTCACCGAGGCGCCCTCCGGGGTGGCCCGCAAGCAGCTCACCGAACTCTATCTCCGGCCTGACTGGAAATAGGCGATGGAGGTCTTTTTCCTGGGGGTCGGCGAGGCCTGTGACCCGGACCGCGGCAACACCGCGATTGTGGTGCGGGCCGGAACCGGGCCGGAAAGACGCCAGGTATTGCTCGACTGCGGCTTTACCGCGGCCCACGCCTATTTTGGTCGTTTTTCCGCACCGGAGCTGGACGGGCTGTGGATCTCCCACTTTCACGGGGACCATTTTTTCGGGGTGCCGCTGTTGCTGTTGCGTCTTCGGGAAGAAGGCCGTACCCGGCCCCTGGTGATCCTCGGCCCGCCCGGCGGCCGGGAACGGATCATCGCGGCCATGGAGTTGGCCTACCCCTCTTTTGGCGCTGGTTTTGCTTTTCCGGTGGAATATAATGAGATGGAGGGTGGCGCAACAGTGACCGCGGCCGGGTTCGCCTGGCAGGCGGCCCGGAGCGACCACTCGGACTCCGCGCCCGGCCTGGCGGTGCGGCTGGAAGGTTCTGGCAAAAGCCTGTTCTACAGCGGTGACGGCCGGCCCACCGCAGAGACGCAGCGGCTGGCGTCCGGCTGCGACCTGGTGATCCATGAGTCCTTCAGGTTCCAGGGCGATACCCCGGGACACGGTTCAGTGGCCGGCTCACTGGAGTTTGCCCGCCAGGCAAGGGCGGCCCGGCTGGCCCTGGTCCATATCCAGCGGGAGGAGCGGCAGCGATACTCCCGCGAGCTTGCCAACATGGCGGCGGAGATCAACGATCTCGAACTGCTGGTCCCGGAGCCAGGCCAGAAAATTATCCTTTAAGCCAGTTGCCTTGTTATCCTTTTCTGTCCCCTGTCCCCTGTCCCCTGTCCCCTGTCCCCTGACTCCTGACTCCTGTCCCCTGACTATAGATACTCCCGCTTGACCTCGATCTCGGCCCGGCTCCTGAGCCGGTTCAGCCAGGCGGTCATCAGCGCCAGCCGTTTTTCCTTCTCCAGCCGGGCCTTGATCCCGGCCCGCTGTTCGGCAAACAGCTCTTCGGCCGGCGCTTTTTTTGCCTGCAGGCGGAAGACATAGAGGGTGGAGCCCTGCTCGACAATTTTTTCCGGGAAGGGCCGGTCCTCGGTCAGGGCGAATCCCTGCTCAATAATGGCGCCGGGCAGCATTGCCTTGCGGAAGGCGGCGTTGTTGGCCCGGGAGAAAAAGCCGGTCTGTTCAAGCGAGCCCCCGGCGGCCTTTACCGCGGCCGGCCAGTCATCCCCGTTTTTACCGGCCCTCAGCAGTTCCTCGGCCGCCTTCCGGGCCAGGGATTCGGCCCGGGCCGTGGTTGCCGCAACCCGGACCTGTTCCCGGACCTGTCCCAGGGGCTGGATCTCCGGGGCCTTGCGGTCCTCGGCAAAGATGATCGCATAGCCCTGGTCCAGGGTAACCAGGGAACTTAACTCGCCCTTTTTCAGGCCAAAGGCGGCCCGGATAAAGGCCGGGTCCCGGGGAACCGGGCCGGCCGGCGGCGCGCCCCTGGCAAAAAAGCCGGTCCGTTCCACCGTGGCCTCGCCGGTTGCGCCGTACTTGGCCAGGCTGCCGGCCATGATGATTTTTTCATAGGCCTGGTTGGCCGCGGCAAGGGCCAGGTTCCGGGCCCGGGTTTGTTTAAGTCCCGCGATGATCTCCGGCCGGGCCTCATCCAGGGAGATCACCCGGGCCGGGACGATGGACTCGAGCTTGATGATATGGAGCCCGAAAGAGGTGCGCACCGGCCGGCTTACTCCGCCTTCCGCCAGGGCGAAAAGTGCCGTATCAAAGGCAGGCACCGTATCCCCGCGACCAACCTGGCCGATATAACCGCCCTTGGGACCGCTGGGGCCTTCGGAATACTTTCTGGCCAGCTCGGCAAAGTCGGCGCCCGCCCTGGCCCGGGCCAGGATCTCTTCCGCCTCCTGCTGGCGGCGGCGCACCTGCTCTTCCGGGGCGTTGTTGTCCAGCTTTAAGAGGATATGCCGGGCCGTGCGCAGTTCCGGGGTGCTGAAGCGTTCGCGGTTGTTGCGGTAATAGGCCCGGATCTCCTTGTCGCTGGGCCGGGCCGTATCCAGAAAGTCTTTCAATGAATAGGCCAGGTACTGGAGCCGGACCTGGGGCTCGGTCTTGTAGTTTTCCTTGTTTTCCTGATAATAGCTCTCCAGGTCCTGGTCGGAGAGCTTTATCCTGGCGGTGAAATCGGCCGGCTGGAACCGGACGTATTCCAGGTTGATCTCTTCATTTTCATGGATGAAGCGCTCCTTGATCTCGGCCGGGGTCACCTTGGTGAGCCGGGCCAGGGCCTGGAGCAGTTTGCCGGAGAGCAGGTCGGTTCGCACCGAGCTTTCAAACCCGGCCGGGGTCATCCGCGACCCGGCCAGCACCTTTTTGTACTGGTTCATGTCAAAGGCGCCGTTGCTGCGAAAGGCCTCCAGCTTTTCTATGGACTGTTTCACCTCCTCCTTGCTGACCAGGAGTCCCATCTCCCTGGCGCCCTGACGCAGCAGCAGGTTCTGGATCAACTGCTCCAGGGCCTGCTCCTTGATGCCCAGGGAGTTAACCAGGTCATCGGGCAGGTTATCACCCAGCTGTTGCCGGTAGGCGGTGATCATCCGGTCAAGGGCCTGACGATATTCCTGAACGGTAATCGCCTGGTCATTGACCTGGGCGATCTCGTTGCTCGAACCCCGCTGGCTGCTGCCCACCCCCCAGAAGACAAAGACCAGGGCGATAATAACCACCGTGATCTGAATAATCGGTGACTGCGCCTTTCTGCGCATCAGGTCCAACATGCTCTTTCTTCTCCTTGATATACGTCCGGGAAGCGGTCC
The window above is part of the Desulfobacterales bacterium genome. Proteins encoded here:
- a CDS encoding MBL fold metallo-hydrolase, with product MEVFFLGVGEACDPDRGNTAIVVRAGTGPERRQVLLDCGFTAAHAYFGRFSAPELDGLWISHFHGDHFFGVPLLLLRLREEGRTRPLVILGPPGGRERIIAAMELAYPSFGAGFAFPVEYNEMEGGATVTAAGFAWQAARSDHSDSAPGLAVRLEGSGKSLFYSGDGRPTAETQRLASGCDLVIHESFRFQGDTPGHGSVAGSLEFARQARAARLALVHIQREERQRYSRELANMAAEINDLELLVPEPGQKIIL
- the hisS gene encoding histidine--tRNA ligase, coding for MVTIKALKGFKDILPDEVHVWQWIEATARDVFHRFGFAEIKVPILEKTDLFVRSIGAATDIVEKEMYTFQDRNSASVTMRPEGTAPVLRAFIENGLHVRQPVNRLYTIGPMFRHERPQKGRLRQFHQLSVEVLGSNQPRVDAELMAMAWLLLQELGLSAGLQINSLGCRDCRPAFKRALEEFLARLSGSLCDDCQRRRKTNPLRVLDCKSALCQEHYRSAPSILDHLCQECDDHFQATGQGLRDLDIPFEVNSFMVRGLDYYTRTTFELLTDKLGAQAAVGAGGRYDGLVSQLGGPALPGIGFGMGVERLVLLAGRQNRALAANIPDLYLVALGEAAAARGFVLVNTLRAVGLRVAMDHEGRSLKSQMKQADKQGARYALILGDNELAAGTAPLKNLARSEQETITLPGNELQGWCAALADRLIIKG
- a CDS encoding alpha/beta fold hydrolase yields the protein MFSPMRHTFHTSPGADTVFLPGWGFDGQISRLIVPPPCWIYPDSLLDPATLVNDLAALVQQEQLGGIDLVGWSMGGLLALDFARAHPALVRSLTLISLRRRWPAAEIRRLHQDLDRDPRDFLIDFYRKCFLGHRAAAREFVATLQPEYEKNISAHTLDLLHRGLDYLAGADSRPPAGVAVRIIHGRKDIIAPVTEMVDPAGAGVEIVNNSGHLPFLAPECSLNRAVKKDTIRQKFSRAASTYDEQAEVQLETARTLARAVAEQAGTGSIKKILELGCGTGNYTLELAARFPGARILALDFSAEMVAAARHKLAGFANTDFYCTDGERFLAQAEKHEKFQLITANGSMQWFGDLEQAVANIHRLLTPDGRFAGVLFGPRTLEELGQGASQVLGEKIATAASSFPDGKQLKRIFDNHLVSVNITEELICKPYPSVRDLLTHIKKTGTSGWRRRRTPVFTRTRLDRLDDWFQNRYGGCRASYQVFIITARNGYE
- a CDS encoding SurA N-terminal domain-containing protein → MLDLMRRKAQSPIIQITVVIIALVFVFWGVGSSQRGSSNEIAQVNDQAITVQEYRQALDRMITAYRQQLGDNLPDDLVNSLGIKEQALEQLIQNLLLRQGAREMGLLVSKEEVKQSIEKLEAFRSNGAFDMNQYKKVLAGSRMTPAGFESSVRTDLLSGKLLQALARLTKVTPAEIKERFIHENEEINLEYVRFQPADFTARIKLSDQDLESYYQENKENYKTEPQVRLQYLAYSLKDFLDTARPSDKEIRAYYRNNRERFSTPELRTARHILLKLDNNAPEEQVRRRQQEAEEILARARAGADFAELARKYSEGPSGPKGGYIGQVGRGDTVPAFDTALFALAEGGVSRPVRTSFGLHIIKLESIVPARVISLDEARPEIIAGLKQTRARNLALAAANQAYEKIIMAGSLAKYGATGEATVERTGFFARGAPPAGPVPRDPAFIRAAFGLKKGELSSLVTLDQGYAIIFAEDRKAPEIQPLGQVREQVRVAATTARAESLARKAAEELLRAGKNGDDWPAAVKAAGGSLEQTGFFSRANNAAFRKAMLPGAIIEQGFALTEDRPFPEKIVEQGSTLYVFRLQAKKAPAEELFAEQRAGIKARLEKEKRLALMTAWLNRLRSRAEIEVKREYL
- the bioF gene encoding 8-amino-7-oxononanoate synthase, encoding MNLTDYLKQRYQAGLLRELTPLRRLGHGRLRLADGDNNKELIDFSSNDYLALSEHPLVIDAGRRWLEELGAGAGAARLMSGSLELHHQLEKEMARFKRTGAALLFGSGYLANIGVIPALTGRGDAVFSDRLNHASIYDGCRLSGAAIIRFRHNDADHLETLLKKKRGRFRRALLVVESIYSMDGDRCPLPAMASLRNRYDCLLMVDEAHATGLFGPTGSGVIEEDGVGAAVDIAMGTFGKALGSYGAYVAAGQEMISFLVNRARSFIYSTALPPAVVGASLAAITLIREEPGLGRELHDKADLFKELLKAGGLNMDLGPSQIVPIPIGSGNKAMAMAGQLREKGIYATAVRPPTVPEGTARLRFSITRHHRTEDLREAAEHLLELL
- a CDS encoding nitronate monooxygenase, translating into MSIRVSTSALAVPVADCGGIGTIGGSSIPTEELQADIRKAKSLTSGIIAVNIMYAMKNFYNLVMASIEAGVDMIITGAGFSRDIFKIGRQTNTPIVSIVSSPAFARLAEKLGAAAIIVEAKEAGGHLGTDVALRDLFPSIRKVVSKVPLIAAGGITNGYEMAEMMDKYGADGVQIATRFVLTRECSVADSFKQAYLNAKKEDVVLIHSPVGMPGRAIKTPFAEKLLNGEDLKTRDCQYKCLKKCDHYFCISDRLVKAHDGDIEEGLVFSGENVYKMKEILTVREVFDQFVSQAESVYLEPAAS
- a CDS encoding poly(A) polymerase, with translation MPAEDPAPRIIPRSEHPISRKNIDREALKVLYRLRDAGHIAYLVGGGVRDLYLGKKPKDFDISTDARPGQLRKLFRNSRLIGRRFRLVQIFFHGNKIIEVSTFRRRSEYDVTGNGSDEILAANNTFGSPAEDARRRDLTINALFYEIENSTIIDYIGGVEDLNRGIIRTVGDPDRRLSRDPVRMMRVIRHAARNGFQVEENTWEAIKRHRDKLNLCPVSRIRDELLKDLHGNLLRPWGKLAMDSGLLFRILPFFEPCLTTDAEAGRHRDLLGNLLGVIDRVHARQDRPLADHLLLATMFIPWADSEFDLLTVTVKGAQIHALSRMIRSRLDENLAHLSISRAIKERITQLLAHLPLFTGQPRENQPKWLQRKSYFKECIFLFQLVDEARGNGVVETDAPATLPAPPAAKKPPTRKRSARRGKRGGPGFAFSSKRGGIFGLKKGKTPKK
- the aspS gene encoding aspartate--tRNA ligase yields the protein MESMDGLKRSHSCNELGPDHVGQQVTLMGWVLRRRDHGGVIFIDLRDRWGITQVVFNPEDNQEVHARAHQLRSEWVLAVRGKVVKRPGEMENPNLATGAIEVLVDELRVLNSSLTPPFPLDEEGAVSENLRLKYRYLDLRRPAMAANLQLRHQACRAIRTYLDNLDFLEIETPMLTRSTPEGARDYLVPSRVNPGKFYALPQSPQLFKQLLMMSGMDRYYQLVRCFRDEDLRADRQPEFTQVDMELSFVEEEDIYSIVEGMMVALFQATAGVSPVLPFPRMDYDEAMARFGTDRPDIRFGLELVSLTEVVKDCGFKVFRQVVEKGGLVKGINARGCAAFSRKELDGLTAYVGQFGARGLAWVKVREDGEWQSPIAKFFTGQERADMAQTLGAGPGDLLFFVADQPVVVHQALSELRLELARRLELVADQTFSFVWVTGFPLLEYDHEKKRHTAVHHPFTAPRDEDLALLKTDPGKVMSRAYDLVLNGIEIGGGSIRIHRKDIQDQVLAALGINAQEATDKFGFLLQALEYGAPPHGGIAFGLDRLLMVLAGRETIRDVIAFPKTQKATCPLTEAPSGVARKQLTELYLRPDWK